DNA from Pseudocitrobacter corydidari:
ACTGGGCGCGGATGGCCTCGCGCAGGTTGCCCATCCAGTTCACGCCCGAGTAGAGCGCCACCGCAAGCCCCACTAAACCGACGGTGGTACGCTGCTGGACGGCGGTGTTGATGGTGCTTTTTAGCGTCGCGGCAAGCGTCGGGTCGCTCACGTTGGTGAGGATTTTATCGAAGATGTCCTGTAACAGCGTCGGGTGCGAGGCGAGGATAAAACCGCCTGCGGCAAAGGACACCATCAGAATCGGAATCATCGACAGGAACGAAAAGTAGGTGATGGCGGCACCAAACTGATTGCCCAGGCGATCGTTAAAGCGCTCGGCGGCACGAAGCAGGTGGGCGATGATCGGCTGCTGCTGAATCTTCTGTGCGGTATGGGTGACTTTATTCAGCGCCTGCGTCGCTTTTCCGGGCTCCTCAGGGGCCCGATGCGTTTCAGTGTCGATGGGTTTGATGGGGTCGTGCTCCAGTTCCTGAGTAGGACGTTTTACGTCATTTTCCGGCGTCATCAGGTCGGTTTTCCTTTTCTCTTGTTTACTATCACTAAATTATAGACCGTGCTAATCAACGTACTCTTTCATCACCTCGGTTAGCCATTCCATAAAAAGATGTACCCGCCGCGACAGGTTGCGGCGATGGGGATAAATCAGCGATACCGGCATCGGTTCTGCGCGGTACTGCGGCAGAATTTCGATGAGCTTACCGCTGCGTAACGCCTCCCGCACGCCAACGCGCGGCACCTGAATAATCCCCAGCCCGGCAAGGCAGGCGGCGTGATAGGTTTCGGTGCTGTTGACCGTCAGCACGCCGCCGGTTTTTACCCAGCGCGTGGTGTTATCTATCACCACTTCAAACCCCTGCGGGCGCACGCCGAGGCTGGTGGCGTAATGCACCACCGCATGGTCGTCGAGTGCCTCCAGCGATTCTGGATAACCGAATCGCGCCAGATAATCCGGGCTGGCGCAGTTTATCACCGTCAGTTTGCCGAGCGGCCTGGCGATTAATCCTGAATCCTTCAGATGACCCACGCGTACCACGCAGTCAAATCCTTCACGAATGACATCCACCAGGCGGTCGCTGCTGCTCAGCTCCAGCTCAATGCCGGGGTAGTGCTGCAAAAACGCGGGCAGGCGGGGAATGACCACATTTCGCGCCACGGCAACGGGCATATCGACGCGCAGCCGCCCGCTCACGCTGCTGGGGTCGCTCTGGAACATGCTGTCGAGTTCTTCCAGATTGCTGAGCAGATCTTTGGCGCGCTCATAGTAGACCATGCCGTCCTGCGTCAGCTGAACGCGGCGCGTGGTGCGGTGCAGCAGACGACAGCCGAGCTGGTTTTCCAGCGCCTGAATCTGGCGCGATACGCTACCTTTAGGAAGGCCGAGGGTATCGGCGGCGCGGGAGAAACTCTCCAGTTCCGCCACGCGGATGAACAGTTGCATTGCGTGAATTTTATCCATCCCCAACCCTTATTGTTGTTTTGAATGAGACAGTGAAGCGTAATCAGCAATATTTATTGTTCTTTTATCACCTAATAAGCTTGTTCTCAACGAACAACCCCACTGAAATGAGGTTTCTCATGACGCAACGTATCGCATTAGTGACTGGCGGCAGCCGTGGACTGGGTAAAAATGCCGTATTGAAGCTGGCGGCCCAGGGAACAGATATTATCTTTACCTGGCATAGCCAGCAGCAGGCGGCGCAGGATCTGGTGAAAGAACTTCAGCAAACGGGCGTGAAAGCGGTGGCATTACAGCTTAACGTCAGTGATATCAGCACGTTTGGTGATTTTGCGCAGCAGGTTAAAGGGGCGCTAAAAGAGATGTGGCAGCGCGACACGTTTGATTATTTAGTGAACAATGCCGGGATTGGCATTAATGCGCCGTTTGCCGAGACCACGGAAGCACAGTTTGATGAATTATTGAACATCCAGTTTAAGGGGCCGTTTTTCCTGACTCAGCGCCTGCTGCCGCTGATTAAAAATGGCGGGCGCATCCTGAATGTTTCGACGGGGCTGGCGCGTTTTGCGCTTCCGGGGTTTGCCGCTTATGCCGCCATGAAGGGCGCAATGGAAGTGTTAACGCGCTATCAGGCAAAAGAACTGGGCGAGCGCGGCATTGCGGTCAATGTGATTGCGCCGGGGGCGATAGAAACCGACTTCGGCGGCGGCAGCGTGCGCGATAATGCGCAGATTAATCAGTATATTGCCTCGCAAACCGCGCTGGGGCGCGTAGGTATGCCGGACGACATCGGCGATGCGATTGCCGCACTGCTGAGCGATAAACTCGGCTGGATGAACGCGCAGCGGGTAGAGGTTTCTGGGGGGATGTTTTTGTAGGATGAGGGGGCGAGGGCGAGGTACAACACGTGCTATTTCACATCATGTAACACTCGCCCCTGCCCACCGTCTTTCCTTTATTTCCGCCACCGCGCTATTCTTCTCGAAATTAATATTTATTCCGCTGACAATTATATTCAGGATTTCCTTAAATAGAATGTAATAAACAATATGAATAAGTAATACTTCCTCACCCCCTTAACTCATTCATAACAAAAATGTTTTTATTTTTGTTTTCATCAGTAAAATAGCCCAGGCCAAACAGCGAGTTCTTATTTACCTCCGCTAGTAATACCCTTCACCCTTCAATGTGTAGGGTTCATTTTTCTGATGAGGAATCAGTATGCAGGTAATCATGTTTGACAGGCAGTCGATATTTATTCATGGAATGAAGATCAGTTTGCAGGAAAATATTCCTGAAGTAGATATTTACGCCGTCAGTCAGGCTGATGAACTGTGGCGACGGTTGCTGGAATATCCAGAGGCATTGCTTATTCTGGATGGCGACATGGATAAATCGTTTTGCAGTTGGTTATTGCAGGAAAAAGCGCAGCAATTCCCGTTATCGCATACGGTAATTGTGGCAAGTGATTGCCAGCAGGCCTGGCTGAAAGAGTCGCTTGCTTGGAATGTGCAGGCAATTGTGCCACGTGATGAAAGCGTCGAAACGTTTGTGCAAGCCATTAACGGCGCTGTCTGCGGGTTAATGTGCCTTCCTGGCGGCTGGACATTTAATTATGAAAGCGAAAAGCGTGGGCTGGAACAGCTTAGTCATCGCCAGCGTGAAATTCTGGAGCTACTGGCAAATGGCGAATCAAATAAAGAGATCAGCCGTACGTTGAATATCAGCGCCGGCACGGTGAAAGCGCATCTTGAATCGCTATACCGACGTCTGGATGTGAAAAATCGCACTCAGGCGGCGATGTTATTCAGCGCGCATGAACTCCCGTCCCAGGTCTGTTCGGAATAAGGCACATTCGGCCTGACGCTGTCTGTTCAGGCCGTTGCTTCTCACCCCGTTTAGCTCTGTTTCCATCAACCATACCGAAAGTGCTTTCGCGAACTGGCGCTGATTGATATAGCGCACCACAGCGGAAGCGGCAAATGTCTCGGGGCCTAAACTGAGTGCCAGCGATATTAACGCATCATATTGAATCTGAACCAGCGGCACTTCTATTTCGCGCGCCAGTACGCGCTCGCAGGCGTAAATATCCAGCTGCAATAACGCGTCGGCCTGTGGCTGGCTAAGCGGCGTAACGAATGCCTCACTCCCCTGAATCAAATGACCATAGCCTACGACCCACAGATGACATTCATCCTGATAGGGCTCGGCAGAAAATCCCTGACATTGTTTAATAAACGCTAACCCCTCCGGGCTGAGGCGCAGGGCTGTATTAGGCATTTTTCTTCCTCACTCAGATAGTTAACGAGTGTAGAGGATGTGATTGCGCACGGCTATTCGCCAGATGGCCTGGGTAAATCCGGTGTGTGGCGAGAATATATTCCGCCGTTCGTTAATTTCGCTGCAACAATAAAAGTACAGGCCAACCGTTTGCGGGAAAGTCGTGAGAACGATCGAGTTTTACGGTCGTGCTGGCGCGGCGGCCTTTTAATTTTTAGGGTTTCGTATATGTTGTATCGGCCAAAAAACAAAAATAAACCTTACTAATCTTCAGGTTACTTTCCTTCTGTGGGTTAAGGACGTGAATGATGCCTACTCCATCGCATCAATTATTTGAACATTGCCTTGGTGTGATCCGCCAGGCGTCTGTGGAGATCCTTAATCTGCTCGACATGCGTGTCGGAGAAGGTAAGGATCCTCGTTGGTTTCTGGAGCAACTGGATCAGGCCCGGCTGAATCTTGGCGGCTGGGCGAGCGTGGCGAAAAAGCTGAACCTCAATGATGCCGAGCTGAGCGAGTTCACCCTGCAACTTCGCCATTTACAGAAACTGGTACCGCACTATGAGCGCGGGCAACCCATCACCGAGGATCAGCTGATTGCTGCGGCGCGAATGGTGGCCGCGCTTGAGCTGATGCGTCGCCGTCAGCCGTTGCTGGTCTTTGAGAGCGACTCTGATGCGGATGCCGAGCAGCTGGAAGCCCTGGCGCTGCGGCAGCTGCGTATGATCCAGCTGATGCTGATCGCTCTTATTCGTCAGGCCTGGCCCGATACCACCCGTTTGCACAATCACCTCAAACTCCAGTTTGGCGCGGACTGCGTGCGGGGCTGGCTCTCGCGCAGCAAAGAGGGCGATATTCTCAGCGGCATGCAGTTCAGCGAGCTGGCGCTACTGGTGGTGGATAAAAAAGAGTTTTCGCGCCACTACGCTTCGCTTTTCCACAGCCCGACCCTGCTGACCTTCCATACGGATCCTCGTCTGACGCTGCATGCTTTTCTGGATGATATCCGCCTGATGCGCAAGGCGGTGGTCAGCCAGCGGACCGTGTCTTCCACCGCTTTTCTGCTGCTGGATATCTATGCCCGGCAGATTGCCACGCCGATTCAGCGCGCGTTTGAGCAGGGCAGGACGTTGGTGAATCCGGCCAGTCTGATGGCGACAGACGGTAACGTGGTGCAGCATTTCTGGGATGAGCAACGCGATTTTGCCCGGCTTAACGGTGCGGATGATCAGCCTGTCCATGACTCTATTGAACGTACTCGTAAAAAATCAGCGCGCACGGTGGAAGCGCGGGATAAATTAATCTCCTCGGGGCTGTGGGCCGCCGTGGGCCTGATGGTACTGGCGATGGTTGTTGGTGGATTCTGGATGTTCAATACGCCACCTGAAGCGCCAACGGCCAGCGCATCGACAACGCCTGCGGCGGGAATCGAAGCGCCGTCGCGCGCGTCACCGCGAGAACAGCTGGCGAATCGCGGTATTAATTGGGATATCAATGGATTGCGTTCGGCTATCGATCGTAACGACGTTGAGGTGGTGCAGCTTTTCATGCGCGGCGGAATGGAGTGGCAGCTCGCCTGGACGGAGCAGGCACTGTCGGCGCAGCACGATGAGGTGATTGCTTTGCTGCTGCGTTATCGCCTGCAAATGGATGAACCAAAACCCTGTCGGCGCTTTATCACCGCCCTGAGCCACGCACTGGCGGGCGGTGAAGCGCTCACATCGTCAAGAAGAGATCTTTTGCAGGCGTTTTGCACCCGCCCCGCCGTGGTGGAACGTCAACGACGGGAAGTGGATAACGCCCGCCGACGCGTGAAGGCTGAGCCGACGACATACAATAAGCGATGGCTGGACGTACAGCGCGAGATTTACGCCGTGATTAAATAGCCGGTTTTGAGCCATTGTAGGCCGGGCAAGTGTAGCGCCCCCGGCAGGTGCGGTGAATGTGCCTGATGGCGCTTCGCTTATCAGGCCTACGGGTTATGAGCAATTGTAGGCCGGGCAAGCGCAGCGCCCCCGGCATGTGCGGTGGATGTGCCTGATGGCGCTTCGCTTATCAGGCCTACGGTTTTGTGCCATTGTAGGCCGGGCAAGCGCAGCGCCCCCGGCTTCTGTTAAGGCTCGCCGTACAAACCAATCAAACGGCGTACCACGCCGTTGGTCCAGCCGAAACCATCCTGTAACGGATACTCCCCGCCGCCCCCTTCGCGCGGCGTGCCTTCGGCGATGTGATACTTCTCAATCAGCTTATGGTGGTCGCGATAGAAATGATTCACCGTCTCCAGCCAGTTGTGGGCGATTTCGTTGCCCAGCACGTCGTGGCCGTAGAGCTTGAATCCCTGAATCGCCATCCACTGTAGCGGGGCCCAGCCGTTCGGGTAATCCCACTGCTCGCCGCTTTCATACTCTGTCGCCAGAATGCCGCGTGGCGTGAGCAACCGGGCGCGGACGGCAAGCGCCAGCCGGTCTGCCTGTTCATGCGTCGCCATGCCGACATACAATGGCACGACGCTGGCGGCGGAGAACAGCGCCTGTTGCTCGCGACGCCAGTCGTAATCGCGGAACAGACCATTTTCTTCATCCCACAGATAACGCGTCACCGCTGCACGGCGTGCGCTGGCTTTCTGCTTAAACAGCGCCTGCGTCTCTTTATCGCCCTTCAAACCGGAAAGATTAGCGATGGTGTTTTCCAGTTTGAACAGAAAAGCGTTCAAATCGATGGGAATAAACTGGGTGGTACGTATGCTCGCCAGTCGCGACGTATCGCGCAGCCAGCGTGAGGAATAGTCCCAACCGGATGCCGCCCCGGCGCGCAGGTCGCGATACACCTCATTGGGCGGACGACCTGAGTGCTGCGCCGTTTCGACATCCTCAATCCATGACTCATCACGCGGCGTGTCGCGATCGTCCCAGTAACGGTTGAGCAATGAACCGTCCGGCATGCGCACCACGTGGCGATAGGCCTGATTGGGAATGAGCGAATCCGCGCCATCCATCCAGAAGCTGTACTCCATCTTCAGATGGTCGAGATAACGTTTCGCGCCGCGCACGCCATCCTCTTCAAACAGCTCCACCATCAGAGCAAACACCGGCGGCTGCGAGCGGCTGAGATAATAGGTGCGGTTGCCGTTAGGAATATGCCCGTAGCGCTCAATCATCCACGCAAAGTTATCGGCCATGCATTTCAGCAGGTCTTCCCGACCGCTCTCCGCCAGGCCAAGCATGGTGAAGTAGGAGTCCCAGTAGTAGGTCTCACTAAAGCGCCCGCCGGGCACGATATAGGACTGCGGCAGCGCCAATAGCGACGAACCGGGAATATGATCCTGCGGCTCGCGAGTCAATACCGGCCAGAGCGTGTCGATGTGCTCCTTCAGGGATTTATCCGGGTCCGAAACGTACTCGCTGTCGCGCAGTTCCGGCGGCCAGAAGTTCTCTTCCACAAAGCGGCGCAGGTCAAAACCCGGTTTGCGCTTGATGCGACGATAGTGGATAAGAATATCCAGCGGATCTTTTTTCGGCGCGCAGTCAGGAAACGTTTTGCTATCGCTAAAAATGCGTGCGCGCTGAACGTTTTCAAACAGTTCCAGATAACGATCGGCTGGCGTTAAGGCATCGGAGGCGGGCAGCCCCTCGATGACTTCCGGCTCCGGTTCGGCATCGAGCATTTCATCCAGTTTTAATTCGTACGGATCCGCTTCGTAGCACAGCTCGACATCAATGGCTAAGGCCTCGGACTCTTCGTTACGTATTTTCTGGTTGAACATAGCGCAGGTCACCTCCGGTGAGCGTCGTTTTACATCCCGGTTTTATCCGGCCACTTATAAAGCGTAGACATTCGCTTCGGTTACGGGTGAGCAAAGCGTGCGGAAGATCACACTTCCTGGCGGGGTGACAAGAAGAAATTTTTTCAGGTTTTTGAAAAATAATAAAAAATTGAAATCCCGGTTTTCACCGTCGCCGGGATTTTCAGAACAATCGATTGTAACGGGTTTTAACGCGGGCTGAATTTATAAAACAGATTCGGTTCGCTGACGATGTAAAGACTACCCGTGCCGTCGGTGGCGATACCTTCCGGCTGTGGAATATCACGGGAAAGACCGTAATGACCCGCCGTCAGCGACATAAATTTCAGGTTATGTTCGCGGTCGACCAGCACGACTTTTTGCGAAATGTCGGAGAGAATATAGAGGTTAGACGTCGAGCCATCAAAATCCATTCCGGAGATATCGCGCACATACCAGGAGAGCATTAATTCATTGAGCGGGCTTTTGTCCGTTTTGAATACCCCTTCGTTATCGAGGATATTAAAAATCCGGACGGGTTTTTTCTCCTGGGCTGTCACCATGCGAGACAGTTCAGGTTTCCAGGCTAATCCTTCCACGCCGCTGTTTTGCTTTTCCGCCTGAACTGCCGGACGATAAGTTTCGGCATGGCTGATATCCACTTTTTGCGTATCGTTATTAATGGTAACGATAGCCAGCGTGCCGCTCTTTTCTTTGGAAAGGTAGAAGCGTTGATTGCCGATATATTCAATCGCCTCAAGGTCAGCGGGTTTATCCGTTTTGATACGGCGCAGCACCTTTCCATCCGTGCTAAGTTCCAGAATTAACGAGGGCGCATCGGTGACAGCGAACAGCGTCTGCGTGTCTTTATTCCAGGTCAGACCGGATAATCCGCCCTCTAAACCCGAAATCTGTTTAGCGTCGATCGTGACGTGGTAGTTATCTATTTGTGGGTAATTTGTGATGTAGTAATAGAAAGAGAAAATACAAACAAAAATAATAATAAAGCCTGCAAATATTTTAGATTTTTTATTCTTCATAAACCCACAGAGAATTAACGGGAGAGTCAGATATCCCCTATATGTCTCCATATAGGGGATTGCGCGTCATATATTAACGCATAGTAACAAACTCTTCCGCCGCTGTCGGGTGAATTGCCACGGTATTATCGAAATCTTTTTTGGTTGCGCCCATTTTCAGCGCCACGGCGAAGCCTTGCAGCATTTCATCCATACCAAAACCGATGCCGTGAATACCGACAATTTTCTCTTCCGGGCCAACGCAAACTAGCTTCATACGGCACGGCTGGCGATGCGTGGTAACAGCGGTATACATGGCGGTGAAGGAGGATTTATAGACCTTCACGGCGTCGTCGCCATACTGCTCACGTGCCTGCGGTTCGGTTAAACCGACGGTGCCGATGGGCGGGTGGCTGAAGACCACGGTCGGAATGTTGCTGTAATCCAGATGCTCATCCGGCTTGTTGTTAAACAGACGCTCTGAGAGACGACGACCTGCGGCCACCGCAACCGGCGTCAGTTCAACGGCACCGGTGTTATCGCCCACCGCATAAATTCCCGGAACGTTGGTGTTCTGGAATTTATCGACGACGATGTAGCCTTTATCGTTAGTTTTCACGCCCGTTGCGGCCAGATTGAAGTTGTCTGTCGCCGGTTCACGGCCAATCGCCCAAATCAGGCAATCTACCGTCTGGCTGCGGCCATCTTCCAGTTCAACGGTCAGGCTGCCGTCGGTGTTTTTCACGACCGCTTTAGGAATAGCCTGGGTATGCAGCGTTGGGCCTTCCGCGTTCATGACTTCAACCAGCGTCTCGGTAATCAGCGGGTCGAAGGTGCGCAGCGGCGCGTGTTTACGCACAAACAGGTGCGTTTCCGCGCCCAGGCCATTAATCACGCCAGCCAGTTCAACGGCAATGTAGCCCGCGCCGACCACCGCAACGCGTTTCGGCAATGCCGGCAGCGCGAAGAAACCGTCGGAGTCAATACCGTACTCCACGCCCGGAATATCCGGGTGACTTGGGCGACCGCCGGTGGCGATCAGGATATGATCGGCAGTGATCGTTTCCCCGTTCACTTCCACAGTTTTCGCATCAACAAAGCGGGCAAAGCCTTTAATTACGTCGACTTTGTTTTTCGCCAGGCCGTTGTCATACGAGGTATGAATACGGTCAATGTAGGCTGTGCGGCTGGCAATCAGCTTGTTCCAGTCGAAGTCGTTGATGGTGGTGTCAAAACCGTAGTCCGGGCCATACATGTGGATGGCTTCGCGGATTTGCGCGGCATGCCACATCACTTTTTTCGGCACGCAACCGACGTTAACGCAGGTGCCGCCCAGCTCTTTGGCTTCAATCAGCGCGCACTTCTGGCCGTACATCGCCGCACGGTTAATCGAGGCGATGCCGCCGCTGCCGCCGCCAATAGCGATATAGTCGTAATGTTTGGTCATGACCGCTCCTTCCTGTTCATTGTCAGGCGAGGGCTCTACGCCCAGCGCCAAAGATCCGCGATTGTATACCTGAAACTGATAGGTTCTGGCTATGTCTGCAATTACTCAGGCACGATCCAGCTTACCGTGGTGTGGCCGATACCATTTGGCACCAGCTTGCTGTGCAGCCATGGCAGAACGGCGTTCATCTGCTGTTCCAGCTTCCACGGCGGGTTGATAACAATCATGCCGGACGCGGTCATGCCGCGCTGATCGCTGTCCGGGCGTACCGCCAGCTCGATTTGCAGGATTTTACGGATGCCGGTGGCTTCCAGGTCTTTGATCATGCGTTTGATTTGCGCACGCAGGACGACCGGGTACCACAACGCATAGGTGCCTGTCGCAAAGCGCTTATAGCCTTCGTGAATGCCCGTCACCACCGCCTGGTAATCGGTTTTGATTTCGTACGGCGGGTCGATGAGGATCAGGCCACGACGAGAAACCGGCGGCAGTTTGGATTTGAGTTGCTGATAACCGTCGGCTTTTTCCACGCGCGCACGATCGTCTTTCTGGAACTCGGAACGCAATAGTGGGAAATCGCTTGGGTGCAGTTCGGTCATCATCAGGCTGTCTTGTTCACGCAGCAGCTGGCGGGCAATCAGCGGAGAACCTGGGTAGTAGCGCAACTGGCCGCTGCGGTTGAAGTGCTGTACCACGCTGATGTATGGCTCCAGTTCGGCAGGCAGATCGTCCTGTTGCCAGATGCGGGCAATACCTTCCAGATATTCACCGGTACGTTCGGCATGCTCGCTGCTTAACTGGTAACGGCCCGCGCCCGCATGGGTGTCCAGATAGAGAAACGGTTTCTCTTTCTCTTTCAGTGATTCGATGATCAGGCTCTGAACGGTGTGTTTAAGGACGTCGGCGTGGTTGCCAGCGTGAAAGCTGTGGCGATAACTGAGCATGGGTAAAGGGGTTCCGCTAAGTAAAACATGGGCCCGTTACCGGGCAACAAAAAAGTCTATCCGAACAGTATACCGAAAAGTCGCCGCCGCCGCGAAAGCGCAACGCTTATCATTGAAATTCACTACACTTAACCCCATGCTACATACATTACATGGCGGATGGCGACGCTAATGCGTCTTATCCGATCTACAGGCGTAGGTCGGGTAAGGCGCAGCCGCCACCCGACAACAACGCGCATACGCGTTTGTTTCCCCCTTTTTAACCAGGACTGTGCATATGACGAATCCATTACTGACTCCCTTCGAACTGCCGCCGTTTTCCGCCATCAAGCCTGAGCATGTTGTTCCCGCCGTCACCAAAGCGCTGAACGACTGCCGTGAAAATGTGGAACGCGTGGTAGCGCAGGGCGCACCGTATTCCTGGGAAAATCTATGCCAGCCGCTGGCTGAAGTGGACGATGTACTGGGGCGTATTTTCTCGCCGGTCAGCCACCTGAACTCGGTGAAAAATAGCCCGGAACTGCGTGAAGCTTACGAGCAAACCCTGCCGCTGCTGTCGGAATACAGCACCTGGGTTGGTCAGCATGAAGGGCTGTATAAAGCGTACCGCGACCTGCGCGACGGCGATAATTACGCCACGCTCTCAACCGCACAGAAAAAAGCGGTCGATAACGCGCTGCGTGATTTCGAATTGTCCGGTATCGGACTGCCGAAAGAGAAACAGCAGCGCTACGGTGAAATTGCGACGCGCCTGTCTGAACTCGGCAACATCTATAGCAACAACGTACTCGATGCCACCATGGGCTGGACGAAACAGGTAAGCGACGAAGCGGAACTCTCCGGCATGCCGGAAAGCGCGCTGGCCGCCGCCAAAGCGCAGGCCGAAGCCAAAGAGCTGGACGGCTACCTGCTGACGCTGGATATCCCAAGCTATCTGCCAGTAATGACCTATTGCGACAACCAGGCCCTACGTGAAGAGATGTATCGCGCCTACAGCACCCGTGCCTCCGATCAGGGCCCGAATGCCGGTAAATGGGATAACAGCCCGGTGATGGCGGAAATCCTCGCCCTGCGTCACGAACTGGCGCAACTGCTGGGCTTCGAAAGCTACGCCTTTAAATCACTCGCCACCAAAATGGCGGAAAACCCGCAGCAGGTGCTGGAATTCTTAACCGACCTCGCCAAACGCGCGCGCCCGCAGGGTGAAAAAGAGCTGGCGCAACTGCGTGCCTTCGCGAAAGCGGAATTTGGCGTCGATGAGCTGCAACCGTGGGATATCGCCTACTACAGCGAAAAACAGAAACAGCACCTCTACAGCATCAGCGACGAACAGCTGCGCCCGTACTTCCCGGAAAACAAAGCCGTTAACGGCCTGTTCGAAGTGGTGAAACGCATTTACGGCATCACCGCCAAAGAGCGCAAAGATGTTGACGTCTGGAGCCCGGAAGTGCGCTTCTTCGAGCTGTATGACGAAAACAATGAACTGCGCGGTAGCTTCTACCTCGACCTGTACGCGCGTGAACACAAACGCGGCGGGGCGTGGATGGACGACTGCGTCGGCCAGATGCGCAAGCTCGATGGCTCGCTGCAAAAACCGGTCGCCTACCTGACCTGTAACTTCAACCGTCCGGTTAACGGCAAACCGGCGCTGTTTACGCATGATGAAGTGATCACCCTGTTCCACGAATTCGGTCACGGCCTGCACCACATGCTGACCCGCATCGAAACCGCGGGCGTTTCCGGGATCAACGGCGTGCCGTGGGATGCGGTCGAACTGCCGAGCCAGTTTATGGAAAACTGGTGCTGGGAGCCGGACGCGCTGGCGTTTATCTCCGGCCACTACGAAACCGGCGAACCGCTGCCGAAAGAACTGCTCGATAAAATGCTGGCGGCGAAGAACTACCAGGCGGCGCTGTTTATCCTGCGTCAACTGGAGTTCGGCCTGTTCGATTTCCGCCTGCACGCGGAATTTAACCCAGAGCAGGGCGCGAAAATCCTCGAAACCCTGGCAGAAATTAAGAAACAGGTTGCCGTGGTGCCGGGGCCGTCATGGGGCCGCTTCCCGCACGCCTTCAGCCACATCTTTGCCGGTGGCTATGCGGCGGGTTACTACAGCTATCTGTGGGCCGATGTGCTGGCGGCGGATGCGTTCTCCCGCTTCGAAGAAGAGGGCATTTTCAACCGCGATACCGGGCAGTCGTTCCTCGATAACATCCTGACGCGCGGCGGTTCTGAGGAGCCAATGGCGCTGTTCAAACGCTTCCGTGGCCGTGAACCGCAGCTTGATGCGATGCTGGAGCATTACGGGATCAAAGGCTAATCGGTCAGTGAAAATCTGTTTACTTGATGAAACGGGCGCCGGAGACGGCGCCTTATCTGTTCTTGCCGCCCGCTGGGGGCTGGAGCACGATGAAGACAACCTGATGGCGCTGGTGTTAACGCCGGAGCATCTTGAACTGCGCAAACGTGATGAGCCAAAGCTTGGCGGCATCTTCGTGGATTTTGTCGGTGGAGCGATGGCGCACCGCCGCAAATTTGGCGGTGGTCGCGGTGAAGCGGTGGCAAAAGCCGTCGGCATTAAGGGCAGCTATCTGCCGGACGTGGTTGACGCCACGGCGGGGCTGGGGCGCGATGCGTTTGTGCTGGCGTCGGTCGGCTGCCATGTGCGGATGCTGGAGCGTAACCCGGTAGTGGCGGCACTGCTCGACGATGGCCTGGCGCGCGGCTATGCCGATGCGGAAATCGGCGGCTGGTTGCAGGAACGCTTGCAACTGATCCACGCCTCCAGCCTGACGACGCTCGCGGATATCACCCCGCGCCCGCAG
Protein-coding regions in this window:
- a CDS encoding STY4199 family HEPN domain-containing protein — encoded protein: MMPTPSHQLFEHCLGVIRQASVEILNLLDMRVGEGKDPRWFLEQLDQARLNLGGWASVAKKLNLNDAELSEFTLQLRHLQKLVPHYERGQPITEDQLIAAARMVAALELMRRRQPLLVFESDSDADAEQLEALALRQLRMIQLMLIALIRQAWPDTTRLHNHLKLQFGADCVRGWLSRSKEGDILSGMQFSELALLVVDKKEFSRHYASLFHSPTLLTFHTDPRLTLHAFLDDIRLMRKAVVSQRTVSSTAFLLLDIYARQIATPIQRAFEQGRTLVNPASLMATDGNVVQHFWDEQRDFARLNGADDQPVHDSIERTRKKSARTVEARDKLISSGLWAAVGLMVLAMVVGGFWMFNTPPEAPTASASTTPAAGIEAPSRASPREQLANRGINWDINGLRSAIDRNDVEVVQLFMRGGMEWQLAWTEQALSAQHDEVIALLLRYRLQMDEPKPCRRFITALSHALAGGEALTSSRRDLLQAFCTRPAVVERQRREVDNARRRVKAEPTTYNKRWLDVQREIYAVIK
- a CDS encoding alpha,alpha-trehalase — translated: MFNQKIRNEESEALAIDVELCYEADPYELKLDEMLDAEPEPEVIEGLPASDALTPADRYLELFENVQRARIFSDSKTFPDCAPKKDPLDILIHYRRIKRKPGFDLRRFVEENFWPPELRDSEYVSDPDKSLKEHIDTLWPVLTREPQDHIPGSSLLALPQSYIVPGGRFSETYYWDSYFTMLGLAESGREDLLKCMADNFAWMIERYGHIPNGNRTYYLSRSQPPVFALMVELFEEDGVRGAKRYLDHLKMEYSFWMDGADSLIPNQAYRHVVRMPDGSLLNRYWDDRDTPRDESWIEDVETAQHSGRPPNEVYRDLRAGAASGWDYSSRWLRDTSRLASIRTTQFIPIDLNAFLFKLENTIANLSGLKGDKETQALFKQKASARRAAVTRYLWDEENGLFRDYDWRREQQALFSAASVVPLYVGMATHEQADRLALAVRARLLTPRGILATEYESGEQWDYPNGWAPLQWMAIQGFKLYGHDVLGNEIAHNWLETVNHFYRDHHKLIEKYHIAEGTPREGGGGEYPLQDGFGWTNGVVRRLIGLYGEP
- a CDS encoding lysozyme, whose protein sequence is MPNTALRLSPEGLAFIKQCQGFSAEPYQDECHLWVVGYGHLIQGSEAFVTPLSQPQADALLQLDIYACERVLAREIEVPLVQIQYDALISLALSLGPETFAASAVVRYINQRQFAKALSVWLMETELNGVRSNGLNRQRQAECALFRTDLGREFMRAE
- a CDS encoding SDR family NAD(P)-dependent oxidoreductase, which produces MTQRIALVTGGSRGLGKNAVLKLAAQGTDIIFTWHSQQQAAQDLVKELQQTGVKAVALQLNVSDISTFGDFAQQVKGALKEMWQRDTFDYLVNNAGIGINAPFAETTEAQFDELLNIQFKGPFFLTQRLLPLIKNGGRILNVSTGLARFALPGFAAYAAMKGAMEVLTRYQAKELGERGIAVNVIAPGAIETDFGGGSVRDNAQINQYIASQTALGRVGMPDDIGDAIAALLSDKLGWMNAQRVEVSGGMFL
- a CDS encoding LysR family transcriptional regulator is translated as MDKIHAMQLFIRVAELESFSRAADTLGLPKGSVSRQIQALENQLGCRLLHRTTRRVQLTQDGMVYYERAKDLLSNLEELDSMFQSDPSSVSGRLRVDMPVAVARNVVIPRLPAFLQHYPGIELELSSSDRLVDVIREGFDCVVRVGHLKDSGLIARPLGKLTVINCASPDYLARFGYPESLEALDDHAVVHYATSLGVRPQGFEVVIDNTTRWVKTGGVLTVNSTETYHAACLAGLGIIQVPRVGVREALRSGKLIEILPQYRAEPMPVSLIYPHRRNLSRRVHLFMEWLTEVMKEYVD
- a CDS encoding DNA-binding response regulator produces the protein MQVIMFDRQSIFIHGMKISLQENIPEVDIYAVSQADELWRRLLEYPEALLILDGDMDKSFCSWLLQEKAQQFPLSHTVIVASDCQQAWLKESLAWNVQAIVPRDESVETFVQAINGAVCGLMCLPGGWTFNYESEKRGLEQLSHRQREILELLANGESNKEISRTLNISAGTVKAHLESLYRRLDVKNRTQAAMLFSAHELPSQVCSE